The following coding sequences lie in one Rhizobium rhododendri genomic window:
- a CDS encoding D-lyxose/D-mannose family sugar isomerase: protein MKRSEINRIIRDAEAFMRSFGYILPPFAKWSPSEMQARKAEIGNIVDANLGWDITDFGLGDFSRSGLFLFTARNGRFADLQKGRGMLYAEKAMISRNGQVTPSHTHVLKAEDIINRGGGTLVIELFGDTDGHCDRTKGTQVFCDGLLRTLAAGEKLRLAPGESVTLMPGDWHAFWAEDGDVFFAEVSTVNDDATDNIFDDPAVSRFSGIEEDEAPLHLLVSDYATWLR from the coding sequence ATGAAACGCAGCGAAATCAACAGGATCATCCGCGATGCCGAGGCGTTCATGCGCTCGTTCGGGTACATCCTGCCGCCCTTTGCAAAGTGGTCGCCAAGCGAGATGCAGGCGCGCAAGGCCGAGATCGGCAATATCGTCGATGCGAACCTCGGTTGGGATATCACCGACTTCGGGCTTGGGGATTTCTCCAGATCCGGTCTCTTCCTGTTCACCGCCCGCAATGGCAGGTTTGCGGATCTGCAGAAGGGACGCGGGATGCTCTACGCCGAGAAGGCGATGATTTCCCGCAACGGCCAGGTGACACCGAGCCACACCCATGTGCTGAAGGCCGAGGACATTATCAATCGCGGTGGCGGCACCCTGGTGATCGAACTGTTCGGCGATACCGACGGGCACTGCGACCGCACCAAGGGCACGCAGGTTTTCTGCGATGGCCTGTTACGGACGCTTGCCGCCGGCGAAAAGCTAAGGCTTGCGCCCGGCGAGAGCGTGACGCTGATGCCTGGTGACTGGCATGCCTTCTGGGCTGAAGACGGTGATGTCTTCTTCGCCGAAGTCTCGACTGTCAACGACGATGCCACGGATAACATCTTCGATGATCCCGCCGTGTCGCGCTTTTCCGGCATAGAAGAGGACGAGGCGCCGCTGCATCTGCTCGTTTCCGACTATGCGACATGGCTACGCTAA
- a CDS encoding IlvD/Edd family dehydratase, producing the protein MDKKTPRSVPTPLPDDVPLRSRAWFDNPQNPDMTALYLERYMNFGLSLDELQSGRPIIGIAQTGSDLSPCNRHHLELAKRVREGIRDAGGIAIEFPVHPIQETGKRPTAGLDRNLSYLGLVEVLYGYPLDGVVLTIGCDKTTPACLMAAATVNIPAIALSVGPMLNGWFRGERTGSGTIIWKARELLAKGEIDQKGFLKLVASSAPSTGYCNTMGTATTMNSLAEALGMQLPVAAAIPAPYRDRQEISYETGLRIVEMVREDLKPSDILTREAFVNAIKVNSAIGGSTNAPIHLNALARHIGVALDIDDWQTHGEDVPLLVNLQPAGEYLGEDYYHAGGVPAVMGELIKHGLLDTHAMTVNGRTVGENYSNSRTEDEKVIRPFERPLKERAGFRVLRGNLFSSAIMKTSVISPEFRAHYLSNPEDPDAFTGRAIVFDGPEDYHARIDDPALAIDLKSILFMRGAGPIGYPGAAEVVNMRAPDYLLKQGINSLPCIGDGRQSGTSGSPSILNASPEAAAGGTLALLRTGDIVRIDLNKGSANILVDDEELASRRRALEAAGGYAYPDSQTPWQEIQRAYVGQLETGAVLEPAVNYQRIAQTKGIPRDNH; encoded by the coding sequence ATGGACAAGAAAACACCCCGTTCCGTTCCGACCCCGTTGCCGGACGACGTGCCGCTGCGCTCGCGCGCCTGGTTCGACAATCCGCAAAATCCGGACATGACGGCCCTCTATCTCGAGCGCTACATGAACTTCGGCCTCAGCCTCGACGAGCTGCAGTCGGGGCGGCCGATTATCGGTATCGCGCAGACTGGCTCGGACCTGTCGCCCTGCAACCGCCACCATCTGGAGCTCGCCAAGCGCGTCCGCGAGGGCATCCGCGACGCCGGCGGCATCGCCATCGAATTTCCGGTCCATCCGATCCAGGAGACCGGCAAGCGGCCGACGGCCGGACTTGATCGCAACCTGTCCTATCTCGGGCTCGTCGAAGTGCTCTATGGCTACCCGCTGGACGGCGTGGTGCTGACAATCGGTTGCGACAAGACGACGCCGGCCTGTCTGATGGCGGCGGCCACGGTCAATATTCCGGCCATCGCGCTCTCCGTCGGCCCGATGCTGAACGGCTGGTTTCGCGGCGAGCGCACGGGCTCCGGCACCATCATCTGGAAGGCACGCGAGCTTCTGGCCAAGGGTGAAATCGACCAGAAGGGGTTCCTGAAGCTCGTTGCTTCCTCGGCGCCGTCGACCGGCTATTGCAACACCATGGGCACGGCGACGACGATGAATTCGCTGGCCGAAGCGCTAGGCATGCAGTTGCCCGTTGCAGCCGCGATCCCGGCCCCCTACCGCGATCGCCAGGAGATCTCCTACGAGACGGGCCTCAGGATCGTTGAGATGGTTCGCGAAGACTTGAAACCGTCGGATATCCTCACCCGTGAAGCCTTCGTCAATGCGATCAAGGTGAATTCTGCCATCGGCGGCTCGACCAATGCGCCGATCCATCTGAACGCGCTCGCCCGGCATATCGGCGTCGCGCTCGATATCGACGACTGGCAGACCCACGGCGAGGATGTTCCCCTGCTGGTCAACCTGCAGCCGGCCGGCGAATATCTGGGCGAGGATTATTATCACGCCGGCGGCGTGCCGGCCGTGATGGGCGAGCTTATCAAGCACGGCCTGCTCGACACCCATGCGATGACCGTGAATGGCCGCACTGTCGGCGAGAACTATTCGAACTCCAGGACAGAAGACGAAAAGGTCATCCGCCCGTTCGAGCGTCCCTTGAAGGAGCGAGCCGGTTTCCGGGTGTTGCGAGGCAATCTGTTCTCATCGGCGATCATGAAAACCAGCGTCATCTCGCCGGAATTCCGAGCGCACTATCTCTCCAATCCCGAAGATCCGGATGCGTTTACCGGCCGGGCGATCGTCTTCGACGGGCCTGAGGATTATCATGCGCGGATCGACGATCCGGCGCTCGCGATCGACCTCAAGAGCATCCTGTTCATGCGCGGTGCCGGTCCCATCGGCTATCCCGGCGCCGCCGAGGTCGTCAACATGCGGGCGCCCGATTATCTGCTGAAGCAGGGTATCAACTCATTGCCCTGCATCGGTGATGGACGCCAGTCCGGCACGTCAGGCTCGCCGTCGATCCTCAATGCCTCACCGGAAGCCGCAGCCGGCGGTACGCTGGCCCTGCTGCGCACCGGTGACATCGTGCGTATCGATCTCAACAAGGGGTCGGCCAATATCCTTGTCGATGATGAGGAACTGGCATCAAGGCGCCGGGCGCTCGAGGCCGCCGGGGGCTATGCCTATCCCGACAGCCAGACGCCGTGGCAGGAAATACAGCGCGCCTATGTCGGTCAGCTGGAAACCGGCGCGGTGCTCGAGCCGGCGGTCAACTACCAGCGTATCGCCCAGACGAAGGGAATTCCGCGGGATAATCACTAA
- a CDS encoding SDR family NAD(P)-dependent oxidoreductase — protein sequence MPEFSNKVALVTGTTGIGRAVALHLAREGAAVAAVGIDAAANIELQGLADAEQLSLIVLTADASIPEMVGTAVTETVSRFGGLDIIVNAAAVHPYGDATETSFETFMRCMAVNVGSIHLTAQFGVPEMRKRGGGAIVNLSSVQGHACQQGVSAYVASKGAIHAMTRAMALDFAADRIRVVSISPGSVRTPILELAARTFGGPDVDIDDAFRRFGEAHPLGRIGEPEEVAALAAFLASDKAAFITGSDHRIDGGLTAGIGVK from the coding sequence ATGCCAGAGTTTAGTAACAAGGTAGCGCTCGTCACAGGAACCACCGGCATTGGCCGCGCCGTGGCCCTGCATCTCGCCCGCGAGGGGGCAGCGGTCGCAGCCGTCGGGATCGACGCGGCGGCAAATATCGAGCTGCAAGGCTTGGCAGACGCCGAACAGCTGTCGCTTATCGTCCTCACCGCAGATGCCTCTATCCCAGAGATGGTAGGCACCGCCGTGACGGAAACCGTATCCCGCTTCGGCGGCCTCGATATCATCGTCAACGCGGCAGCCGTTCACCCCTATGGCGATGCGACGGAGACATCCTTCGAGACCTTCATGCGCTGCATGGCGGTGAATGTCGGCTCGATCCACCTCACCGCGCAGTTTGGCGTGCCGGAGATGCGCAAACGCGGCGGCGGGGCGATTGTAAACCTGTCCAGCGTCCAGGGTCACGCCTGCCAGCAAGGCGTCTCCGCCTATGTGGCGTCCAAGGGTGCAATCCACGCGATGACGCGCGCCATGGCACTGGATTTTGCCGCTGACCGGATCCGCGTTGTCTCGATCAGTCCGGGGTCGGTGCGCACGCCCATCCTCGAACTCGCAGCCCGGACGTTCGGCGGGCCGGATGTCGATATAGACGATGCGTTCCGTCGCTTCGGCGAAGCCCATCCGCTCGGTCGTATCGGCGAACCGGAAGAGGTGGCGGCCTTGGCGGCCTTCCTTGCCTCCGACAAGGCGGCGTTCATCACCGGCTCCGACCACCGCATCGACGGCGGCCTGACCGCCGGCATCGGCGTCAAGTAA
- the uxuA gene encoding mannonate dehydratase, protein MLESWRWFGPEDPVTLSHARQAGAHGVVTALHHIYDGRVWTPDDIAERMALVKKAGMVWSVCESIPVNSAIKLRNQNWRRYVDAWKESLANLGKGGVPVVCYNFMPVVDWTRTNLLFPTEAGGFALRFDMVDFAAYDLFVLKRRGAEDSYAVDIIEAARLRHEAMTDTDILTLEKNIIAGLPGGEDSHTRETIRGQIASYDDLSSDDMRANLVEFLREVVPVAAENGVRLAIHPDDPPFSLFGLPRVVSQAEDIQTLLDAVDEPANGITLCAGSYGSRAGNDVVGLASRFAEHIHFAHLRNVSKEADGSFVESEHLGGDVNMVSLISVLRGEERRRLATGRSDCVIPMRPDHGHLLIDDQEKIVNPGYSCIGRLKGLAELRGVIAAVDQLQGAPSPVA, encoded by the coding sequence ATGCTGGAAAGTTGGCGCTGGTTCGGGCCGGAAGATCCCGTGACCCTATCTCACGCACGGCAGGCGGGCGCACATGGCGTCGTGACGGCGTTACATCACATCTATGACGGTCGCGTCTGGACGCCGGACGATATCGCGGAGCGGATGGCGCTGGTGAAAAAGGCCGGGATGGTCTGGTCGGTCTGCGAATCCATTCCGGTCAACTCCGCTATCAAGCTGCGCAATCAGAACTGGCGGCGTTATGTCGATGCCTGGAAAGAGAGCCTCGCCAATCTCGGCAAAGGTGGCGTTCCCGTCGTCTGCTACAATTTCATGCCGGTCGTTGACTGGACGCGCACGAACCTGCTCTTTCCGACCGAGGCGGGAGGCTTTGCGCTACGCTTCGACATGGTGGATTTTGCCGCTTATGACCTGTTTGTGCTGAAGCGGCGCGGGGCAGAAGACAGCTATGCGGTCGATATCATCGAGGCTGCCCGCCTCCGTCATGAGGCGATGACGGATACTGACATCCTGACGCTCGAGAAGAACATCATTGCCGGCCTGCCGGGTGGAGAGGACAGCCACACCCGCGAAACCATTCGCGGCCAGATTGCTTCCTATGACGACCTTTCCTCGGATGACATGCGCGCCAATCTGGTCGAGTTCCTGCGCGAGGTCGTGCCGGTCGCGGCAGAAAATGGCGTCAGGCTGGCGATCCATCCCGACGATCCGCCGTTTTCACTGTTCGGCCTGCCGCGCGTTGTCTCACAGGCCGAGGATATCCAGACCCTTCTCGATGCCGTCGATGAACCCGCCAACGGCATCACGCTATGCGCCGGCTCCTACGGCTCGCGCGCCGGCAACGATGTGGTCGGCCTCGCATCCCGTTTCGCCGAGCATATTCATTTCGCCCACTTGCGAAACGTCAGCAAGGAAGCAGACGGGTCCTTCGTCGAATCCGAACATCTCGGCGGCGACGTCAACATGGTGTCGCTGATTTCCGTGCTGCGCGGCGAGGAGCGTCGGCGCCTGGCCACCGGGCGCAGCGACTGCGTCATTCCGATGCGTCCCGACCATGGGCATCTGCTGATCGACGACCAGGAGAAAATCGTCAATCCGGGCTATTCCTGCATCGGACGGCTGAAGGGGCTGGCGGAGCTTCGAGGCGTGATTGCAGCGGTCGACCAATTGCAGGGCGCACCGTCCCCCGTGGCCTGA
- a CDS encoding GNAT family N-acetyltransferase: MSENLQNWQPRPRPERKILQGRYVRLEPLNAAKHGDGLYEASAVSDIDSRFAWLPDYPPENRAAFQPWLDNAETSNDPLFFTLIDEVSGKVAGRQALMRIEPAPGVIEIGNIYWGPLVSRKPAATEAFFLFASYIFDALGYRRYEWKCNNRNDPSKRAAERFGFQFEGIFRQHLVVKGENRDTAWYSIIDKEWPALRKAYIAWLDPDNFDAAGKQKRQLEEFRAG; the protein is encoded by the coding sequence ATGTCCGAGAATTTACAAAACTGGCAGCCACGCCCGCGTCCGGAGCGCAAGATCCTCCAGGGCCGCTATGTCCGCCTGGAGCCCCTCAATGCCGCGAAGCATGGCGATGGCCTGTACGAGGCCTCAGCGGTATCAGACATCGACAGCCGGTTTGCATGGTTGCCGGATTATCCTCCGGAAAACCGGGCGGCCTTCCAGCCATGGCTCGACAATGCCGAAACAAGCAATGATCCACTCTTTTTCACATTGATCGACGAGGTAAGCGGCAAAGTCGCCGGGCGCCAGGCCTTGATGCGGATCGAACCGGCACCCGGAGTGATCGAGATCGGCAATATCTACTGGGGCCCGCTCGTCTCCCGCAAGCCGGCAGCCACCGAGGCGTTCTTCCTGTTTGCCAGCTATATCTTCGACGCGCTCGGCTACCGCCGCTACGAGTGGAAGTGCAACAACCGCAACGACCCCTCAAAGCGCGCCGCCGAGCGATTTGGCTTTCAGTTCGAGGGCATTTTTCGCCAGCATCTGGTGGTGAAGGGCGAGAACCGCGACACGGCCTGGTATTCAATCATCGATAAGGAATGGCCGGCATTGCGCAAGGCCTACATAGCCTGGCTCGACCCAGATAATTTCGACGCGGCTGGAAAACAAAAACGCCAGCTCGAGGAGTTTCGAGCCGGCTGA
- a CDS encoding OpgC family protein translates to MAPNLRTNPLSTGKTGPQAGAGGRDTRLDVLRALALIAIFINHVPGQIFENLTTKNFGFSDSAEAFVLISGISIALAYGGRFVVGNRLAASYKAIRRAGTLYMAHMITTFMTIGLFITGAWLFSRPGLLCEINILPVLTNLTAGIPSLLLLGHQIGYNNILPMYGALLLMVPAILWLEALSPKLLLLISATVWMAAGVYQIAPHNFLLPGFWFLNPLSWQFLFVIGVVCMMHVRRGGKLPQHPALFGLAAGYVALSFVWVTFKLWVLGEFLASTGLPPVIIGFDKTFLSLPRLLHVLALAYLVINIPAISRWLRLSSDNPLTVLGRHSLNIFAAGTILAMTGQVLLYVTNNDHVVGPLFVVFGIVVQFYYADHLETKRLAERNRSRGITPAVAMALPARRDPR, encoded by the coding sequence ATGGCTCCCAATCTCAGGACAAATCCGTTGTCGACGGGAAAAACAGGCCCACAAGCGGGTGCCGGAGGGCGCGATACCAGACTCGACGTGCTGCGAGCGCTGGCGTTGATCGCAATCTTCATCAATCATGTACCAGGACAGATCTTCGAAAATCTGACGACCAAGAATTTTGGTTTCTCTGATTCGGCTGAGGCTTTTGTTCTGATTTCGGGTATCTCTATAGCGCTTGCCTACGGCGGGCGCTTCGTCGTGGGCAACAGGCTGGCGGCTTCCTACAAGGCTATTAGGCGGGCTGGAACGCTGTACATGGCCCACATGATCACAACGTTCATGACCATTGGCCTGTTCATCACCGGAGCCTGGCTGTTCAGCCGCCCCGGCCTTCTGTGCGAGATCAACATCCTGCCTGTACTGACCAACCTCACGGCAGGTATTCCATCGCTTCTGCTGCTGGGTCACCAGATCGGATATAACAACATCCTGCCCATGTACGGCGCATTGCTGTTGATGGTGCCTGCGATCCTCTGGCTCGAGGCGCTCAGCCCGAAGCTGTTGTTGCTGATTTCGGCAACCGTCTGGATGGCAGCCGGCGTCTACCAGATCGCGCCTCACAACTTCCTGCTTCCAGGCTTCTGGTTCCTTAATCCGCTGTCCTGGCAGTTCCTGTTCGTCATCGGCGTTGTCTGCATGATGCACGTTCGTCGCGGCGGAAAGCTGCCGCAGCATCCGGCGCTGTTTGGCCTCGCCGCCGGCTATGTCGCGCTGTCCTTCGTCTGGGTGACCTTCAAGCTCTGGGTTTTGGGCGAGTTCCTGGCCTCAACAGGACTGCCGCCGGTCATCATCGGCTTCGACAAGACATTCCTGTCGCTGCCGCGACTGCTGCATGTGCTGGCCTTGGCTTATCTGGTGATCAACATCCCCGCCATCTCGCGCTGGCTGCGTTTGTCTTCAGACAATCCTTTGACCGTGCTTGGCCGCCACTCGCTGAACATCTTTGCGGCCGGCACGATCCTGGCGATGACTGGTCAGGTGCTGCTTTATGTTACCAACAACGACCATGTCGTCGGCCCGCTGTTCGTCGTGTTCGGCATCGTCGTACAGTTTTATTATGCCGACCATCTGGAGACCAAGCGTCTCGCAGAGCGGAATCGGTCGCGGGGCATCACTCCCGCTGTAGCGATGGCTCTTCCAGCGAGGCGCGATCCGCGCTGA
- a CDS encoding FadR/GntR family transcriptional regulator, producing MEDGSRASAVDDVVRQIREMIRERGMGVGDILPGEAELAVQFASSRNTVREAFRTLKAYGVAESRQKIGAVLTDQHQHAMQRLFAFAMDVSVDAFRDIQGYRRLTEMNLFDPLMQRLTPGMLDEMDALNQTILTSENAEQASERDFQFHTLLVDAAGNRTLSETYGMLRPVIQRLMMAGKSQRLTLEAVVGEHADIVAALRHRNRIAFSYHMDRHLDAGLQFIPEAPRATPHANRSMPRKGRR from the coding sequence ATGGAGGACGGCAGCAGGGCTTCGGCCGTCGACGACGTGGTCCGCCAGATCCGCGAGATGATCCGCGAGCGCGGCATGGGCGTCGGCGACATCTTGCCGGGAGAAGCGGAACTGGCCGTGCAGTTCGCCTCCAGCCGCAATACCGTGCGCGAAGCATTCCGGACGCTAAAAGCCTATGGCGTCGCCGAATCGCGACAAAAGATCGGCGCCGTTCTCACCGACCAGCATCAGCACGCCATGCAGCGGCTGTTCGCATTCGCGATGGATGTGTCGGTCGATGCCTTTCGCGATATCCAGGGCTATCGCCGGCTGACCGAGATGAACCTGTTCGACCCGCTCATGCAACGCCTGACGCCCGGAATGCTGGATGAAATGGACGCGCTCAACCAGACCATCCTTACATCCGAAAACGCCGAGCAGGCCTCCGAGCGCGATTTCCAGTTTCACACCCTGTTGGTCGATGCCGCCGGCAACCGCACGCTGTCGGAAACCTACGGCATGTTGCGGCCGGTCATCCAGCGCCTGATGATGGCCGGCAAATCGCAGCGGCTGACGCTGGAAGCCGTCGTCGGCGAGCATGCGGACATTGTTGCCGCCCTGCGCCATCGCAACCGTATCGCCTTTTCCTACCATATGGACCGACATCTCGACGCCGGTCTTCAATTCATTCCCGAGGCGCCGCGAGCGACGCCGCACGCCAATCGCAGCATGCCGCGTAAAGGACGCCGATAA